TCTGACAGTTTAAGACAagggtgtgctgtgtttgggtccagtgtcACAGGTGCTGGATAAAGACAGTGGCTATCAGTCTGTATCAATAACATGAGCCATCTAATGCCGATTTCTTAAGAAGCTTCAGAGAAAACTAACTGAATTAGTTAGTGACCATAAATAAATGGCAAACAGACTTACTGTACTCAATGATCCCCTGCATTTTCTCCCAGACTCTAAACTTCAGGTTGCTCAGGTGACTTGCCACATTAATCAGCTTTCCTGAAACCTTTCCAGGATCTTGCAGtgtgctctgggctctgtaatgACAGTTAGGAGTCAGTTGTGCTCAAGGCAGTCACTCCAAAATGGCCAAATAGAAAAAAGGATCTATTCACATGTTCCTCATACCTTTGTGTGGTGGAACTGTATTTCTGAAATGAGATTGAAAAACATTTGATATTGTGACCACACTCATGATGGTGAGTTAACTCATATTCCTACATGATGCAAACATTCAGGGCATCCCAAAATAAGCCCCGATTTACCTGCAGAAATGGAACATTAGCCATCTTCATCTCCATTTCCATGGCCTGAATTGTttcagagagaaatgaaatctCCTGTATCTTTTTCATCATCGTGTAActtttctgctcctcttcctccctcagcgCTGCAATCCTGGCCATCTCTTCATCACGGAGGAACTGGTAGAGCATTTGAAACTCCTCTTTTATCtgcacctctgtgtgtctggcctGGCTCTGAAAGGAGAGACCTTCCCATGTAAGTTCACAGGATGTACTGCAATAGGTAAAATCAAATGTACTGAATCACTAAGTAAGTTCTCCATTTCCCCACCTTTAAGTGCTTCACTGTATGATTCAGTGTTTGCTGAATTCCTTCATAGGTGGTAAGTGTTTCTTTGAATGGCTTCATCCATGTCTTGAGCTCTTCCTACAATCAAACAGCATGAAAGTGGCATACTTTTGTACAAATTTTACAGAGTAATACATCATATAATGGATAGCCTAACTGACATCCTGATAATGCCATTCATTCCTGCTGGGTTAAATATAATAAGCATACCCTTTAAGGCATTCCTGCTGGGTTAAATATAATAAGCAGACCCTTTAAGGCATTTGCTGCGGTGGCAGGCTTAGTCATGAAATCTTGTTGGTTTTCACCCCGAGGATGTCAGTGCCATGTCATACGTCTTTGAATCAGCTGTAAGCTTCAAAGGTTTTGCGGTGGAGTGTTTTATGCTCTGGAAATACTTGTTTGTAAAGCTAATGGTTTCAAACCatcataataacataataacaaGGAACCTAATCTAATTTAACTACTGGCACAGTTTCAATTTCAACTGAATGAATGAGGCCAGTGATTTGAAGAGACTTTCTTGGTTTCTATGACATtcactgtttttatttcaacaTTTCACAATTTACTTGGCCTGTTCTTTggacttgtgtttgtccttcaTTCCAATGCATACAGAACATACTAGAGTATCAGTTGATGCAATTACAGCACAAAATGCACTAATTATATCATCAGGCTCTACCTTGAGATCCTGTGCTGCTTCATCCACGGGGCAGAACTTGTGGTCCGCGTGTTTCTTTGAGTCTCGGCACACCAGGCATGCAAGCTGCTTGTCCTCCAGGCAGAAGAGCTTCAGTTTCTCACCATGGAGACTGCATAGCACCTCGTCATCTGTGACGGCTCGGTGGCTCCTTTCCTGCAGGTAGTCATCACAGAGGTTCCTCAACACCAGATTACTGGGCAGAAGGTCCATGCAGGAGTTATACCTGCAGACTGGGCACTCCTTTGCTTCCTTCTCTTTCCATGTT
Above is a genomic segment from Clupea harengus chromosome 3, Ch_v2.0.2, whole genome shotgun sequence containing:
- the LOC105892116 gene encoding E3 ubiquitin-protein ligase TRIM35-like is translated as MDLKSSLLEQDLSCPVCKEIFQDPVFLLCSHSFCRACLKETWKEKEAKECPVCRYNSCMDLLPSNLVLRNLCDDYLQERSHRAVTDDEVLCSLHGEKLKLFCLEDKQLACLVCRDSKKHADHKFCPVDEAAQDLKEELKTWMKPFKETLTTYEGIQQTLNHTVKHLKSQARHTEVQIKEEFQMLYQFLRDEEMARIAALREEEEQKSYTMMKKIQEISFLSETIQAMEMEMKMANVPFLQKYSSTTQRAQSTLQDPGKVSGKLINVASHLSNLKFRVWEKMQGIIEYTPVTLDPNTAHPCLKLSDDLTSLRLSTENQQLPDNPERFDGYSSVLGSEGFISGTHCWDVEVGDSTTWALGVVSESELKNREGLSKFGLWYIGCSNGRYGKGYSTELLTPLTVNQKLQRVRVQLDWDKGRVAFADAATGSHLHTFTHTFTERVFPYFCNVSSVRALRILTLKPFVNL